A genomic stretch from Chitinophaga lutea includes:
- a CDS encoding alkaline phosphatase family protein has product MNKFIPLFLLALAMACNKKAEDMPGDVEYKNDIGQLPGTPKVLYLVIDGARGLSIREIKPPTIWKMRDSAVYTWNGIGDSAAVDGGNWATMLTGVRPIKHGIVNNDYTNSKLGQYPVFFQRIKESKPAMRTVALTASPDLSNKLIGATATENKSLGSDAAVKDAVIAELQKDEASVVLGQFKGVADAGTQFGYDVSVPQYTDAILKTDGYIKEIMNALYARKTYKNERWLVVLTSSRGGAWQQDPEDSTAMGNPRLNTFTLFFNSRFQSKVIVKPQDLRVPYEGKTVRLTGDAAATAVRGRCVDNTIGDIGKLNGLTVELKMKLNRGPNNNFRYTFPPFFSKTKDRTGSTIGWALFKNGQGTTLFLADGSTNLQLVTDASRGSKNTDDGNWHTYTAVFERSGNTYKASLFIDGGNKLTGTYTASREILAPEGPLTVGFNPSNFGNAIDCYITDVKIWNTALPDDIIKDWAPRTYINKEHFYFNNLIGYWPCMDGSGNRFKDYGPNKKDMLIGGAYLWTPFSDLSSYLLPGIADGTKYVPNTFDIPYQILEWLGIRREDSWGLDGHTWPAEFRDYPLYGGI; this is encoded by the coding sequence ATGAATAAATTCATTCCGCTTTTCCTGCTGGCCCTGGCGATGGCCTGTAACAAAAAAGCAGAAGACATGCCGGGAGATGTTGAGTACAAAAACGACATCGGGCAGCTCCCCGGCACGCCCAAGGTGCTTTACCTGGTGATCGACGGGGCAAGAGGGCTTTCCATCCGGGAAATCAAACCGCCCACCATCTGGAAGATGCGCGACAGCGCGGTGTACACCTGGAACGGTATCGGCGATTCCGCAGCCGTGGACGGCGGCAACTGGGCTACCATGCTGACCGGTGTGCGGCCCATCAAACACGGCATCGTCAACAACGATTATACCAACAGCAAACTTGGTCAATACCCTGTTTTTTTCCAGCGCATCAAAGAAAGCAAACCGGCCATGCGCACGGTGGCGTTGACGGCCTCGCCGGACCTGAGCAATAAGCTCATCGGTGCAACCGCCACCGAAAACAAGTCGCTGGGCAGCGATGCGGCCGTGAAAGATGCCGTGATCGCCGAACTGCAAAAGGATGAAGCCTCCGTGGTGCTCGGCCAGTTCAAAGGCGTGGCCGATGCCGGTACGCAATTCGGGTACGATGTATCTGTTCCCCAGTACACCGACGCCATCCTGAAAACCGATGGCTACATCAAAGAGATCATGAACGCCCTCTATGCGCGTAAAACGTATAAGAACGAACGCTGGCTCGTGGTGCTGACTTCGAGCAGGGGCGGCGCCTGGCAGCAGGACCCGGAAGACAGTACAGCCATGGGTAACCCCAGGCTGAATACCTTCACCCTGTTTTTTAACAGCCGCTTCCAGAGCAAAGTGATCGTAAAGCCGCAGGACCTGCGGGTGCCGTACGAAGGCAAAACCGTCCGTCTCACCGGTGACGCCGCTGCCACCGCGGTAAGAGGCCGTTGTGTGGATAATACCATCGGCGATATTGGCAAACTGAACGGGCTGACGGTGGAACTGAAAATGAAACTCAACCGCGGGCCGAATAATAATTTCCGTTACACGTTCCCACCCTTTTTCAGTAAAACCAAAGACCGTACCGGCAGTACTATCGGCTGGGCGCTGTTTAAAAATGGACAGGGCACCACGCTTTTCCTGGCCGACGGCTCCACGAACCTGCAGTTGGTGACTGATGCTTCAAGAGGCAGCAAAAACACGGACGATGGCAACTGGCATACCTACACCGCCGTGTTCGAGCGAAGCGGGAATACCTACAAAGCATCGCTCTTCATTGATGGGGGCAACAAATTGACAGGTACTTATACGGCGAGCCGCGAAATCCTTGCGCCGGAAGGGCCGCTCACAGTGGGCTTCAATCCGTCCAACTTCGGTAATGCGATCGACTGTTACATCACCGATGTGAAAATCTGGAATACGGCGCTGCCCGACGATATTATCAAAGACTGGGCGCCACGCACCTATATCAACAAGGAACACTTTTATTTCAACAACCTCATCGGGTACTGGCCCTGCATGGACGGTAGTGGCAACCGCTTCAAAGACTATGGTCCCAATAAAAAAGATATGCTGATAGGCGGTGCTTACCTGTGGACGCCCTTCTCCGATCTGAGCAGCTACCTGTTACCCGGCATCGCCGACGGCACCAAATACGTGCCCAATACTTTCGATATTCCATACCAGATCCTGGAATGGCTGGGCATCAGGAGAGAAGACAGCTGGGGGCTCGACGGCCATACCTGGCCGGCGGAATTCCGTGACTATCCGCTGTATGGTGGGATTTGA
- a CDS encoding DUF5008 domain-containing protein has protein sequence MKKIHQQTSVFKMMQLLKYTTGVLLAAVIMTGCNKQEKEYPNPYLGGKEKLGILFSQELPSPQNGSVGDVVTFKAEGLLPHKDNLKFYLNGELAQITGVTDKTISIKVPASASSGGSLVMVGDQLFPAPVFRVNGKVGLDRTFQAGKGTDGLTTAIIPTRRNRFLVMGSFMEYASAGVSDPMFGLVMTEKHGQYVSTFKTDSAVGRNGVLFCGVQLPDGRFILGGSFGQYGRKKGVFNLTRIHEGGQLDSMVVNVIPRDLGGDPHAGHEAEVEASGRDTVPAFNGGFLGTVKNVFLQGDKLICVGDLLLYRQYFYRNSTRDNRVVDHRFVGDVVRLDLDGNLDSTYHYDLTNHRGKDGPIGGLSNGVLLPDGKLIVIGSFKTFDGVPAGNIARLTAAGDLDPAFQAGTGADDIITDVHYNKNTRKLVIAGRFKTYNGRPRAGLAMINEDGSLDETFVPGTFTDGVPYFSGQISDGKVIVTGTFKKYNGVNREGFMVLNADGTLAAGYNNTGRLNGQVYSMTESVTAEGEPAVILTGLINSFDNTSLGGIMRVVLSK, from the coding sequence ATGAAAAAGATCCATCAACAAACAAGCGTATTCAAGATGATGCAACTGCTTAAATATACTACGGGCGTTTTGCTTGCGGCGGTCATCATGACCGGCTGCAACAAGCAGGAAAAGGAATATCCCAATCCCTACCTGGGCGGCAAGGAAAAGCTGGGCATATTGTTCAGCCAGGAGCTGCCTTCCCCCCAGAACGGTAGCGTGGGCGACGTCGTTACCTTCAAAGCTGAGGGGCTGCTGCCGCATAAAGACAACCTGAAATTTTATCTGAATGGCGAACTGGCGCAGATCACCGGCGTAACCGATAAAACCATCAGCATCAAAGTTCCTGCTTCGGCCAGTTCGGGCGGCTCGCTGGTGATGGTGGGAGACCAGCTGTTTCCCGCGCCGGTGTTCCGCGTGAACGGTAAAGTGGGGCTCGACCGTACTTTCCAGGCGGGCAAGGGTACCGACGGGCTTACCACCGCCATTATCCCCACGCGCCGCAACCGCTTCCTCGTGATGGGCTCCTTTATGGAGTACGCCAGCGCCGGTGTGAGCGATCCGATGTTCGGGCTGGTGATGACGGAAAAGCATGGCCAGTACGTGAGCACATTTAAAACCGACTCCGCCGTGGGCCGCAATGGTGTATTGTTCTGCGGGGTGCAGCTGCCGGACGGCAGGTTTATCCTTGGCGGTTCCTTCGGCCAGTACGGTCGGAAAAAAGGTGTGTTCAACCTTACACGCATTCATGAAGGCGGCCAGCTCGATTCGATGGTCGTGAACGTGATCCCGCGTGACCTGGGCGGCGATCCGCACGCCGGGCACGAGGCCGAAGTGGAAGCCAGCGGGCGCGATACCGTGCCGGCCTTCAATGGCGGCTTTTTAGGTACCGTGAAAAATGTATTCCTGCAGGGCGACAAGCTCATCTGCGTAGGTGACCTGCTGCTTTACCGGCAGTATTTTTACCGGAACTCCACGCGCGACAACCGTGTGGTAGACCATCGCTTTGTGGGCGATGTGGTGCGCCTCGATCTCGACGGCAACCTCGATTCCACTTACCACTACGACCTGACAAACCACCGCGGGAAAGACGGTCCCATCGGTGGCCTCAGCAACGGTGTGCTGCTTCCCGACGGCAAACTTATCGTGATCGGTTCATTCAAAACATTCGACGGTGTGCCCGCCGGCAATATTGCACGGCTGACGGCTGCGGGTGATCTGGATCCTGCTTTCCAGGCAGGCACCGGGGCGGACGATATCATCACCGATGTGCACTACAACAAAAATACCCGCAAGCTGGTGATCGCCGGGCGTTTTAAAACCTATAACGGCCGCCCCCGGGCGGGCCTGGCCATGATCAATGAAGACGGCTCGCTCGACGAAACCTTCGTGCCCGGCACGTTTACCGACGGTGTGCCTTATTTCAGCGGCCAGATCAGCGACGGGAAGGTGATCGTAACCGGTACCTTCAAAAAATACAACGGCGTGAACCGCGAGGGTTTTATGGTGCTGAATGCAGACGGTACGCTGGCCGCCGGTTACAACAACACAGGCCGCCTCAACGGACAGGTGTACAGCATGACGGAATCGGTGACCGCAGAAGGCGAGCCCGCCGTTATTCTCACCGGCCTCATCAATTCATTTGACAACACCAGCCTGGGCGGTATTATGCGCGTTGTGCTGTCGAAATAA